A region from the Carassius carassius chromosome 33, fCarCar2.1, whole genome shotgun sequence genome encodes:
- the LOC132113891 gene encoding bromodomain-containing protein 8-like: MSTGVGKHKMLSLGPTEPWSVREKLCLASSVMRSGDQNWVSVSRAIKPFSESGRPPDWFSQKHCASQYSELLETTEAPKRKRGEKGEVVETIEDVIVRRLTAERIEELKRLIKDTQEKYRKLKKEVDLIQAGHMDPKLEELWADIELKRKQEEEEAEQKKRATEAAYQVRQAAKNTPKRVPSVTVRSPPSASSACMDVSQPDTLQPMTDESCSSPKAQGLSVFMPVSEVTGPGPKESGLSPLVDDSPQKKHLAPKATPPPSPLLSELLKKGSLIAASSRLVVEGDVATGLSNGSHGVELHTAATALPANQDITADAPTLSRLLESATPVQQPVIADPTKPPTVVPPAPDHLSVPKTGAVAVAEGSGAEAVMAGSSTLADVEGKEAELVEVSYMAHELDLETVGDIIAIIEEKVDDPVEVLDAAAVEAALSLCEDPVVGGHSLTSPWESQTFKAEPEPIVQQSPAPAVPQSCPDPAGVQGEMEVLVEEATETEVLDGVTGDTVVPAAPNTEQSQDSEIKIKIESERQGEGEGGMEEKQQENRTPILAVKCEGEDWVQPETVTPCLDSEDSSASAKDTKVKEEDVGSEMDVDEGMEMKDCGDGDGEGPYLSEVDPPASESEDGYGSHSQRYTTADSTASSPASSQFSMCSEDQEALQAQKIWKKAIMLVWRAAANHRYASVFLQPVSDDIAPGYHSIVHRPMDLSAIKKNIESGQIRTTAEFQRDIMLMFQNAVMYNSSDHDVYHMALEMQRDVLEQIQQFLATQLIMQTSESGISTKSLRGREANRKQDPNEKTLSPAHKDPHLEPEPPARRKRNNSKQDTNEKDGGTRGRRSAIEADMKMKK, encoded by the exons ATGTCGACCGGGGTGGGAA AACACAAGATGCTGTCTCTGGGTCCGACTGAACCCTGGTCAGTTCGGGAGAAGCTCTGTCTGGCCTCCTCAGTGATGAGAAGCGGAGATCAGAACTG GGTGTCAGTAAGCAGAGCCATCAAGCCGTTCTCAGAGTCTGGACGACCCCCAGACTGGTTCTCTCAGAAG CATTGTGCCTCACAATATTCTGAGCTGCTGGAAACCACAGAGGCCCCAAA ACGTAAACGGGGTGAGAAAGGGGAGGTGGTCGAGACCATTGAAGACGTGATTGTGCGCAGATTGACAGCAGAGAGGATCGAGGAACTCAAGAGGCTGATTAAAGACACACAGGAGAAATACAG GAAACTGAAGAAAGAGGTAGATTTGATCCAGGCAGGTCATATGGACCCTAAACTGGAGGAGCTGTGGGCAGATATAGAGCT AAAGAGGAAGCAGGAAGAAGAGGAGGCTGAGCAGAAGAAAAGGGCAACTGAGGCAGCATATCAGG TTCGCCAGGCAGCTAAAAACACACCAAAGAGAGTTCCCAGCGTGACAGTACGTTCTCCACCCAGTGCTAGTTCTGCCTGCATGGATGTCTCACAGCCAGACACATTGCAGCCAATGACGGACGAATCCTGTTCCAGTCCAAAG GCTCAAGGACTGTCCGTCTTCATGCCTGTGTCAGAGGTCACGGGTCCAGGGCCTAAAGAGTCAGGTCTGAGCCCTCTGGTAGATGACTCTCCACAGAAGAAGCACCTTGCCCCGAAAGCCACACCACCTCCCTCCCCGCTGCTGTCTGAATTGCTGAAGAAGGGCAGTCTCATCGCTGCCAGCTCTAGACTG GTGGTTGAAGGGGACGTGGCCACGGGTTTGAGTAATGGATCTCATGGAGTTGAGCTTCACACTGCTGCAACTGCTCTGCCTGCTAATCAAGACATTACAGCAG aTGCTCCTACATTATCTCGTCTGTTGGAGAGTGCCACCCCAGTGCAGCAACCTGTCATTGCTGATCCCACTAAACCCCCCACAGTGGTCCCCCCAGCCCCGGACCACCTCTCTGTGCCCAAAACAG GAGCTGTAGCCGTTGCTGAAGGTTCTGGAGCAGAAGCAGTAATGGCAGGGTCATCCACGCTGGCAGACGTGGAGGGGAAAGAGGCCGAGCTGGTGGAGGTGTCATACATGGCTCACGAACTGGACCTGGAGACAGTGGGAGACATCATTGCAATCATAGAGGAGAag GTGGATGATCCTGTGGAGGTTTTGGACGCAGCTGCGGTGGaggcggctctctctctctgtgaggacCCAGTGGTCGGGGGCCACTCCCTCACCAGCCCTTGGGAGTCACAGACCTTTAAGGCAGAACCAGAGCCCATCGTCCAGCAGAGTCCTGCCCCAGCGgttccacagagctgccctgacCCTGCAGGTGTGCAGGGAGAAATGGAGGTTCTGGTAGAGGAGGCTACAGAAACCGAAGTGCTTGACGGAGTGACAGGCGACACTGTGGTGCCTGCCGCCCCTAATACAGAGCAAAGCCAGGACTCTGAGATTAAGATTAAGATTGAGAGCGAGCGGCAAGGAGAGGGAGAAGGAGGGATGGAGGAAAAGCAGCAGGAGAACAGAACCCCGATTCTGGCCGTGAAGTGTGAGGGGGAAGACTGGGTTCAGCCAGAGACTGTGACGCCCTGTCTGGACTCAGAAGATAGCTCAGCCTCGGCAAAAGACACAAAG GTGAAGGAAGAGGATGTTGGCAGTGAGATGGATGTGGATGAAGGGATGGAGATGAAAGATTGTGGCGATGGGGACGGAGAAGGGCCGTATCTCTCTGAGGTCGATCCTCCTGCCAGTGAGAGTGAGGATGGATACGGCAGTCACTCTCAGCGCTACACTACAGCGGACTCCACCGCCAGCAGCCCAGCCTCATCACAGtt CTCCATGTGTAGTGAAGATCAAGAGGCCTTGCAGGCTCAGAAGATCTGGAAGAAAGCCATCATGCTGGTGTGGCGGGCAGCGGCCAATCACAG GTATGCAAGTGTGTTTCTGCAACCTGTGTCTGATGACATCGCCCCAGGTTATCACAGCATCGTACACAG ACCGATGGACCTATCAGCCATCAAGAAGAACATTGAGTCTGGGCAGATCCGCACGACGGCGGAGTTCCAGCGTGACATCATGCTGATGTTCCAGAACGCGGTGATGTATAACAGCTCGGATCACGATGTCTACCACATGGCCCTGGAGATGCAGAGGGATGTTCTGGAACAGATCCAGCAGTTCTTGGCTACTCAGCTGATCATGCAAACATCAGAATCGGGCATCAGCACCAAGAGCCTGCGCGGAAGGGAGGCCAACCGCAAACAAGACCCCAATGAGAAG ACCCTGAGTCCTGCACACAAAGACCCTCATTTAGAGCCAGAACCACCAGCCAGAAGGAAAAGGAACAACTCCAAACAAGACACTAATGAGAAG GATGGAGGCACCAGAGGGCGTCGCAGTGCCATTGAAGCTGATATGAAGATGAAAAAGTGA
- the LOC132113890 gene encoding DNA damage-inducible transcript 4-like protein, with product MVYTQALVFGNGMTVRSEQDNLAEDLSFLQPFRCDRDQLKHCGRLMKAQSSSSLGSECSLEEEGEDDVGLQLNLSKRIEKCLYEAKGASLRCQELRLPRHMTARVAGDILQSSMDEPCGIRGALIHMFMESKGTLLKLGTIIPDQSLTPTFEVSVVLQPDLSGWPPLKILFGGGKVLSLRREYRLIKQKLYSSATPTVLEFY from the exons ATGGTCTATACCCAAGCTCTCGTGTTCGGGAACGGGATGACCGTCAGGAGCGAGCAGGACAACCTGGCGGAGGACCTGAGCTTTCTACAGCCCTTCAGATGCGACAGAGACCAACTCAAACACTGCGGCAGACTCATGAAAGCACAGAGCTCATCAA GTCTGGGATCTGAGTGCAGTTTGGAAGAGGAAGGAGAAGATGATGTGGGTCTTCAACTCAACCTATCCAAACGCATTGAGAAGTGCCTCTATGAGGCCAAAGGAGCCAGTCTGAGGTGTCAGGAGCTGCGTCTGCCCCGGCACATGACCGCACGTGTGGCCGGAGACATCCTACAGTCTTCCATGGATGAGCCGTGTGGGATTCGAGGCGCACTGATCCACATGTTCATGGAAAGCAAGGGCACACTACTAAAGCTGGGCACCATCATTCCCGATCAGAGTCTCACACCGACCTTCGAGGTCTCGGTGGTCCTGCAGCCTGATCTGAGCGGATGGCCTCCGCTGAAGATCCTGTTCGGAGGCGGGAAGGTCTTGAGCCTCAGACGTGAATATCGGCTGATCAAACAGAAACTCTACTCGTCCGCCACCCCTACTGTACTTGAGTTTTATTAA